One part of the Rutidosis leptorrhynchoides isolate AG116_Rl617_1_P2 chromosome 1, CSIRO_AGI_Rlap_v1, whole genome shotgun sequence genome encodes these proteins:
- the LOC139878782 gene encoding probable beta-1,3-galactosyltransferase 1, whose product MKSGEVLSEQGHKWYEPDWWKFGDGKTYFRYASVGLFFVHMLLMMDHSSLVLMSYDLFLTIEDAECTSIAWLFKFISVVPWINKDTC is encoded by the exons ATGAAGTCAGGCGAAGTGTTATCTGAACA GGGTCACAAATGGTATGAACCTGATTGGTGGAAATTCGGAGATGGGAAGAC GTATTTTCGCTATGCATCTG TAGGTCTATTCTTTGTACATATGCTTTTGATGATGGATCATAGTTCATTGGTCTTGATGTCATATGATTTGTTTTTGACAATTGAAGATGCTGAATGCACGTCTATCGCGTGGCTTTTTAAGTTTATATCG GTGGTACCTTGGATTAATAAAGATACATGTTGA
- the LOC139878815 gene encoding uncharacterized protein isoform X2, with product MSVEGDDEADDEDGNDDRDDYDDNDDSVDSDDDNEGESNKEKNLKSHLLTPVANTVSNYDVASQKASPSSTSSSHNVGGQVAKGITKCFGLNIGAYLQSLRLIAEKSRCRGRRHSIMLKKENTLHDGDAC from the exons ATG TCTGTTGAAGGTGATGACGAGGCAGACGATGAAGATGGAAATGACGATAGAGATGACTACGATGACAATGATGACAGTGTAGATAGCGATGACGATAATGAAGGTGAATCCAACAAAGAG AAAAACTTGAAATCTCACCTGCTGACTCCCGTCGCGAATACAGTCTCAAATTACGATGTCGCATCCCAAAAAGCATCACCATCTTCTACTTCGTCATCTCACAATGTCGGAGGCCAG GTTGCTAAAGGAATTACAAAATGCTTTGGGTTAAATATAGGTGCTTATCTTCAAAGCCTCCGACTTATTGCAG AGAAATCAAGATGTAGAGGGAGAAGACACTCCATCATGTTGAAGAAGGAGAATACACTCCACGATGGTGATGCGTGTTGA
- the LOC139878815 gene encoding uncharacterized protein isoform X6, translating into MFKMLTFFSRGVQSVEGDDEADDEDGNDDRDDYDDNDDSVDSDDDNEEKLEISPADSRREYSLKLRCRIPKSITIFYFVISQCRRPGVKMGGWITSDNRLLKELQNALG; encoded by the exons ATGTTTAAAATGTTGACCTTTTTTTCTCGCGGTGTTCAGTCTGTTGAAGGTGATGACGAGGCAGACGATGAAGATGGAAATGACGATAGAGATGACTACGATGACAATGATGACAGTGTAGATAGCGATGACGATAATGAAG AAAAACTTGAAATCTCACCTGCTGACTCCCGTCGCGAATACAGTCTCAAATTACGATGTCGCATCCCAAAAAGCATCACCATCTTCTACTTCGTCATCTCACAATGTCGGAGGCCAG GTGTCAAAATGGGCGGTTGGATAACAAGTGATAATAG GTTGCTAAAGGAATTACAAAATGCTTTGGGTTAA
- the LOC139878815 gene encoding uncharacterized protein isoform X5, with the protein MFKMLTFFSRGVQSVEGDDEADDEDGNDDRDDYDDNDDSVDSDDDNEGESNKEKNLKSHLLTPVANTVSNYDVASQKASPSSTSSSHNVGGQVHVNCIRICWFLHSKLATLM; encoded by the exons ATGTTTAAAATGTTGACCTTTTTTTCTCGCGGTGTTCAGTCTGTTGAAGGTGATGACGAGGCAGACGATGAAGATGGAAATGACGATAGAGATGACTACGATGACAATGATGACAGTGTAGATAGCGATGACGATAATGAAGGTGAATCCAACAAAGAG AAAAACTTGAAATCTCACCTGCTGACTCCCGTCGCGAATACAGTCTCAAATTACGATGTCGCATCCCAAAAAGCATCACCATCTTCTACTTCGTCATCTCACAATGTCGGAGGCCAG GTTCATGTTAATTGCATTAGAATCTGTTGGTTTTTACACTCAAAATTGGCGACTTTAATGTAA
- the LOC139878815 gene encoding uncharacterized protein isoform X4 has product MFKMLTFFSRGVQSVEGDDEADDEDGNDDRDDYDDNDDSVDSDDDNEGESNKEKNLKSHLLTPVANTVSNYDVASQKASPSSTSSSHNVGGQVAKGITKCFGLNIGAYLQSLRLIAG; this is encoded by the exons ATGTTTAAAATGTTGACCTTTTTTTCTCGCGGTGTTCAGTCTGTTGAAGGTGATGACGAGGCAGACGATGAAGATGGAAATGACGATAGAGATGACTACGATGACAATGATGACAGTGTAGATAGCGATGACGATAATGAAGGTGAATCCAACAAAGAG AAAAACTTGAAATCTCACCTGCTGACTCCCGTCGCGAATACAGTCTCAAATTACGATGTCGCATCCCAAAAAGCATCACCATCTTCTACTTCGTCATCTCACAATGTCGGAGGCCAG GTTGCTAAAGGAATTACAAAATGCTTTGGGTTAAATATAGGTGCTTATCTTCAAAGCCTCCGACTTATTGCAGGTTGA
- the LOC139878815 gene encoding uncharacterized protein isoform X3, translated as MFKMLTFFSRGVQSVEGDDEADDEDGNDDRDDYDDNDDSVDSDDDNEVSNYDVASQKASPSSTSSSHNVGGQVAKGITKCFGLNIGAYLQSLRLIAEKSRCRGRRHSIMLKKENTLHDGDAC; from the exons ATGTTTAAAATGTTGACCTTTTTTTCTCGCGGTGTTCAGTCTGTTGAAGGTGATGACGAGGCAGACGATGAAGATGGAAATGACGATAGAGATGACTACGATGACAATGATGACAGTGTAGATAGCGATGACGATAATGAAG TCTCAAATTACGATGTCGCATCCCAAAAAGCATCACCATCTTCTACTTCGTCATCTCACAATGTCGGAGGCCAG GTTGCTAAAGGAATTACAAAATGCTTTGGGTTAAATATAGGTGCTTATCTTCAAAGCCTCCGACTTATTGCAG AGAAATCAAGATGTAGAGGGAGAAGACACTCCATCATGTTGAAGAAGGAGAATACACTCCACGATGGTGATGCGTGTTGA
- the LOC139878815 gene encoding uncharacterized protein isoform X1, which translates to MFKMLTFFSRGVQSVEGDDEADDEDGNDDRDDYDDNDDSVDSDDDNEGESNKEKNLKSHLLTPVANTVSNYDVASQKASPSSTSSSHNVGGQVAKGITKCFGLNIGAYLQSLRLIAEKSRCRGRRHSIMLKKENTLHDGDAC; encoded by the exons ATGTTTAAAATGTTGACCTTTTTTTCTCGCGGTGTTCAGTCTGTTGAAGGTGATGACGAGGCAGACGATGAAGATGGAAATGACGATAGAGATGACTACGATGACAATGATGACAGTGTAGATAGCGATGACGATAATGAAGGTGAATCCAACAAAGAG AAAAACTTGAAATCTCACCTGCTGACTCCCGTCGCGAATACAGTCTCAAATTACGATGTCGCATCCCAAAAAGCATCACCATCTTCTACTTCGTCATCTCACAATGTCGGAGGCCAG GTTGCTAAAGGAATTACAAAATGCTTTGGGTTAAATATAGGTGCTTATCTTCAAAGCCTCCGACTTATTGCAG AGAAATCAAGATGTAGAGGGAGAAGACACTCCATCATGTTGAAGAAGGAGAATACACTCCACGATGGTGATGCGTGTTGA